A stretch of DNA from Francisella uliginis:
TGAGTCTGTTCTTTCTAACTTGAGCTACTAAGTTATAAGCCTTTTCACGAACATTAGCTTTTGAAAGACTTGAGATTTGTGCTTTATCAACAAGATCTGTTACTGCTTTTTTCTCATCTATGAGCCAGTATTGAGAAATATTCATTATTTCCTTAGAAATAGGATACTCACCGGTATGGTTTAGTAGGTTATTCATAAGACTCCCTTTCCTCTATTTTAAATTACTTTCATTAAACCTTTTCTTTTCATTAATAATTTTCTTTATTAATTCTTGATACTTTCCTGGAGCTTGTACCCCTTTAAAAAGCCAGTCAAACATGTCACTATCTTCACTTGTCAAAAATTCAACAAAAAGCTTTTTATTTTCTAGATCCTCTTTCATATAACAGTTGTTTAAATATGGAGCTAATATTATATCAAGCTCAAGCATACCTCTTCTTGCTGAATACTTTATTTTTTCAGCAGAACTAAATATAAGATTATCGTTCTTTATTAACATATCTAATGGGCTATAAATACAAGAATTACACTAGTTTATACCATACAGATCATACAACCAATACAGTTAACGAAATTATTTAAAAAATTACTCTTTAAATTAAGCAAACAATTAGGTATTATTTGATTAGTTTTACAAATACAGTTCAAATTAACTATTAATTTTCTCTATAAATAGTTTTACCAAAAAATTTATAAGGACTTAAATCTAATGGCTATTAGTCAAAATGCTATAAAAATACTTCAAGAAATCGATGAATTAGATCTATTTAGAAACATCTCTGAAGAATGGTCTACATTGTTAAATGAACCGAATGATGAAATAAAAATCAAAAAATTATATTCAGCCTTAGTTAAAGAAAGTATACGTCGTGAAACAGCTGAAAGATTGGCCAAAGATGCAAAATCATATTGCGACCTAGTTCAAGAGCAATCAAAACAAAGAATATCTGATCTAAAAGAAAGCTTAGAAAACCAAATAACTTTCTTAACTCAGCAGATCAAAGACCTAAAAGATGAATCATCTAGAAATCTAGATTATTATAGAAATGAGCTAAAAAAAGCTACAAGAAATTTAATAGATAGCAAAAGCTAAAAAACTGCTATCTTTCTTGGTATACAAAATCTCCTCTAAAAGAGAGAACTAAATTACGATTACAATCAGAAAAAATTGCTCGAGAAAACCTATTTAGGTCATCTTTTTCAATTTCTAATTTATTACAAAGGCCTATTTGTTGTCCTTCTTTATTTAAGACAGAATATTTTGCTTGAGCCAAATTTATAATTAAAAACAAAAACACATATAGTCTACTATGTTTAAAAGTAGTACTTGATCAAATAGCGTGCATGCACGCTATTTGCTAGATTGTGTGGTCAAGCCTGGCACAATGACGTACTACTTTTATATGGTTTTAGCTATATGTAATTAGAAAATTCTTACACATCGCAGTAATATATATAGTCAATCCGATTGTACTGTGTACTTTTATGCGGTCATCCTGAACTTGATTCAGGATCTCTTTACTTTGGCTAGGAGATTCCGGATCAAGTCCGGAATGACAGGTTTTATTTTACATGAGTCATTCGGATTAACTATAATTAAACCATCATAATTATAGTCTAAAATAGTTTAATTAAAATTTCTAATAAACCTAATTTGCTAAAAATTTTTTAAGATTCTCTTGAGACTCAGCTAACAACTGTAAATTTCCAATATCGTTAACCAAAATAAATTTAAGCTTTTTATTACTATTCTTCTTATCTAAAAGCATTGCTTCAAGATATTCGTTTCTATTTATATCTTTAGGAAATTCTATAGATATATTAAAGCCTGTAATAAATTTTTTAAATTCTCTAGTTTGCTGAAGATTTAACATTCCTAAAAAATGTGAGAAGTCAATAGCTTGGGCCATACCGACGCCTACTGCTTCACCATGTTTCAACCCAAGATATTTTTGACATTTTTCTATAGCATGTCCAAAAGTATGACCAAAATTAAGAATAGCTCTAGCACCTGTTATCTCTTTTTCATCTTCTGCGACTACTTGTGCTTTTATATGGCAACTTCTTTTTATCATCTCGATTAGAGTCTTTTGATCCTTATCTAAAATTTTCTGCCTATTAGACTCTAACCAATAATAGAAATCCCTTGAGATAAAAGCATATTTTACTACTTCAGCCATACCTGCTATAAATTCTCTAGAAGGTAAAGTTTTATAAAACTCTATCGAAGTATAAACAAGTTTAGGTTGATAAAAAGCACCAATCATATTTTTACCAAGGGCGTGATTTATAGCAGTTTTACCACCAACTGAAGAATCAACTTGAGAAAGTAAAGTTGTTGGTATTTGAATAAAATCAACTCCACGCTGGTAAATAGCAGCAGCAAAACCAGTGATATCACCTATTACACCGCCTCCAAGGGCTATAAGAACCGTAGAGGAACGAGTAAACTTATTTTCTAATAGAGTTGATAATATTTTATCTAAGCTTTGTTGTGATTTATATTGTTCACCATCTTCTAGAATACAAGTTTGTACAGATGTTCTTTCAGATATATAATCAAAAAGACTCTTCAAATAAAGATTTTCAATAGTCGTATTTGTGACAATAAGAACTTGTTTATCAGTTATATACTTATCTATATATGAAAAATCTAGCGAAGAGTCGATTACTATTTCATATTTTTCACTAGATGTAGGATTTACTTGTAATTTGTCTATCACAGGATTGTTTCTTCTACTAAGAATGTAGATATTTTATTAACGATATTTTTAACTGTTGCACCATTTGTTTCAACAACCACATCAGCTATACTTTTATATAAAGGCTCTCTCTCAGACATTAATTCTTCTAAAACAGGTCTTTTATCATCAACTCTTAGTAGAGGTCTTTTTGTATCCTTTGCTGTTCTTTCAAGCTGCTGCTCGATAGTTGCTTCTAAATAAACAACTTTTCCACGTGATGATAATAAAGATCTTGTTTCTGGATCTAATATAGCACCACCACCGGTTGCTAGAACTATATTTTGTTTCTCAGTTAAGATCTCTGCTATAACATCTCTTTCACGATTTCTAAAGCCTTCTTCACCTTCTAAATCGAAAATCCAATTAATATCGACACCACATTTTTTTTCGATAGTTTCATCAGAATCAACAAACTCTAGTTTTAACTCTTTCGCTAACTGTTTACCTATAGTAGATTTTCCAGCACCAACTGGACCTATTAAGAAAATATTTTTTGTTCTTATCATTTTTGACTCAAAATTATAAGTTGATTATACACTGTGATAGTTAGTTACTAATCACCCCTTTTATATAAAAATTATAGCTATATAAGATACCTAAATATCTATATTTTTGCAACTATTATATACTTATTTATCTCTGTATTTTTGTCTCTATGATTTTTGGGGTTATAAATATCAACAGTTCAGTATCTGTATCAGATATTTTTGTATAACTAAATAAATAGCCAAGATATGGAATATCTCCTAAGATTGGTATTTTACTACGAATTTCATCTTGTTTCTTCTCATATATTCCACCTATAACCACTGTTTGACCATCTTTAGTCATTATCTTAGTAGTAATTTCTCGTTTATTAATTGCCGGAGGATTATTTTCACCTGTTTCTGTAGTTGTATTTACACTATTTTTTGTTACTAATAAGTCCATAACTATATTACCATCTGGTGCTATTTGAGGAGTTACTTGTAATTCTAAAACAGCCTCTTGGAAGGCAATAGATGCTGCACCTGATGCTGTTGATTGATTATAAGGAATATCTTCACCTTGTTTAATAAATGCAGTTTCATTATTTGCTACCACTAAATGAGGTGAAGCAACTTGGTTAGCTAAAGTTTCAGCTTCTAAGGCTTGAATTTCTACTGTTAACTTAGCTCCTCCAAAAATAGCATAAGCAAGTTCAGCAGTAGCTCCTTTTAGGCTCGTGACTGCTGCAGCATCTGCACCATTATTAAAAGTATTAAATGCTACATTAGTACCACCTCCATTAAAGCCATAATTAAAGCCTAACTCCAAAGAGCTTTCTCTACGTACCTCAACAATTCTAGATTCAATTAATACTTGATCATTGGGAATATCAATTTCTTTAATAACCTCTTTGATACG
This window harbors:
- the aroK gene encoding shikimate kinase AroK, with amino-acid sequence MIRTKNIFLIGPVGAGKSTIGKQLAKELKLEFVDSDETIEKKCGVDINWIFDLEGEEGFRNRERDVIAEILTEKQNIVLATGGGAILDPETRSLLSSRGKVVYLEATIEQQLERTAKDTKRPLLRVDDKRPVLEELMSEREPLYKSIADVVVETNGATVKNIVNKISTFLVEETIL
- a CDS encoding succinate dehydrogenase assembly factor 2 codes for the protein MLIKNDNLIFSSAEKIKYSARRGMLELDIILAPYLNNCYMKEDLENKKLFVEFLTSEDSDMFDWLFKGVQAPGKYQELIKKIINEKKRFNESNLK
- a CDS encoding kinesin, whose amino-acid sequence is MAISQNAIKILQEIDELDLFRNISEEWSTLLNEPNDEIKIKKLYSALVKESIRRETAERLAKDAKSYCDLVQEQSKQRISDLKESLENQITFLTQQIKDLKDESSRNLDYYRNELKKATRNLIDSKS
- the aroB gene encoding 3-dehydroquinate synthase encodes the protein MIDKLQVNPTSSEKYEIVIDSSLDFSYIDKYITDKQVLIVTNTTIENLYLKSLFDYISERTSVQTCILEDGEQYKSQQSLDKILSTLLENKFTRSSTVLIALGGGVIGDITGFAAAIYQRGVDFIQIPTTLLSQVDSSVGGKTAINHALGKNMIGAFYQPKLVYTSIEFYKTLPSREFIAGMAEVVKYAFISRDFYYWLESNRQKILDKDQKTLIEMIKRSCHIKAQVVAEDEKEITGARAILNFGHTFGHAIEKCQKYLGLKHGEAVGVGMAQAIDFSHFLGMLNLQQTREFKKFITGFNISIEFPKDINRNEYLEAMLLDKKNSNKKLKFILVNDIGNLQLLAESQENLKKFLAN